In Rhinolophus ferrumequinum isolate MPI-CBG mRhiFer1 chromosome 25, mRhiFer1_v1.p, whole genome shotgun sequence, the following proteins share a genomic window:
- the RASL10A gene encoding ras-like protein family member 10A isoform X1, with amino-acid sequence MGGSLRVAVLGAPGVGKTAIIRQFLFGDYPERHQPTNGPRLYRPAVLLDGAVYDLSIRDGDAAGPGHNPESLEEWLDPKDWSLQDTDAFVLVYDICSPDSFDYVKSLRQRIAETRPAGAPEAPILVVGNKRDRQRLRFGPRRALATLVRRGWRCGYLECSAKYNWHVLRLFRELLRCALVRARPAHPALRLQGALHPARCSLM; translated from the exons ATGGGGGGCAGCCTGCGGGTGGCCGTACTGGGCGCCCCGGGCGTGGGCAAGACGGCTATCATCCGCCAGTTTCTGTTCGGTGACTACCCCGAGCGCCACCAGCCCACTAACGGACCGCGCCTCTACCGTCCCGCAGTGCTGCTCGACGGCGCTGTCTACGACCTGAGCATCCGCGACGGCGACGCCGCTGGCCCGGGTCACAACCCCGAGAGTCTAGAG GAGTGGCTGGACCCTAAGGACTGGAGCTTGCAAGACACGGACGCCTTCGTGCTAGTTTATGACATCTGCAGCCCAGACAGCTTCGACTATGTGAAGTCACTGAGGCAGCGCATAGCGGAGACCAG GCCAGCGGGCGCACCCGAGGCGCCCATCCTCGTGGTAGGCAACAAGCGGGACCGGCAGCGGCTGCGCTTCGGGCCTCGGCGCGCACTGGCCACCCTCGTACGCAGGGGCTGGCGCTGCGGCTACCTCGAGTGCTCTGCTAAGTACAATTGGCACGTGCTGCGTCTCTTCCGGGAGCTGCTGCGCTGCGCTCTGGTGCGTGCCCGCCCTGCGCACCCAGCCCTGCGGCTGCAAGGGGCATTACATCCGGCGCGCTGCAGCCTCATGTGA
- the GAS2L1 gene encoding GAS2-like protein 1, with amino-acid sequence MADPVAGIAGSAAKSVRPFRSSEAYVEAMKEDLAEWLNALYGLGLPGGGDGFLTGLATGTTLCQHANAVTEAARALAAARPARGVAFQAHSVAPGSFMARDNVATFIGWCRAELGVPEVLMFETEDLVLRKNEKSVVLCLLEVARRGARLGLLAPRLVQFEQEIEQELRAAPSAPNAPTAPTAEEDTEETAAAPGVPTRGPRMTPSDLRNLDELVREILGHCTCPDQFPMIKVSEGKYRVGDSSLLIFVRVLRSHVMVRVGGGWDTLEHYLDKHDPCRCSSSAHRPPQPRTRTFSPQRVSPTPSPRAGSPAPGGERRGSRPEVTPISLRSSKEGSETPLRARDQLPPHPRSRRYSGDSDSSASSAQSGPLGARSDDSGTGPQRERPSRRLTTGAPASLRRPPAPRSQSRDRLDRGRPRGAPGGRGAQMSAPSPARRARSQSREEQAVLLVRRDRDGQHSWVPRGRGSGGSGRSSPQTPRARSPAAPRPARVSSPSPELGSTPASVFRTPLQLDPQHEQQLFRRLEEEFLANARALEAAAGGAPTEPAPSPARAPDPPAPDSAYCSSSSSSSSLSILVVKCGQPGDSGRMTNGLPGHRGPALSSSSDEGSPCPGVGVLPDASGSPLAGPESPRTWARGRMDTQPDRKPSRIPTLRGPRRPSGPTEPGAWHALHSVSPRAEPESWM; translated from the exons ATGGCGGACCCAGTGGCGGGCATCGCAGGCTCCGCAGCCAAGAGTGTGCGGCCATTCCGCTCCAGCGAGGCCTACGTGGAGGCCATGAAGGAGGACCTAGCCGAGTGGCTCAACGCCCTGTACGGCCTGGGGCTGCCCGGTGGTGGCGATGGCTTCCTGACAGGGCTGGCCACAGGCACCACCCTGTGCCAACATGCCAACGCTGTCACTGAGGCCGCCCGTGCTTTGGCTGCTGCCCGCCCGGCCCGCGGTGTGGCCTTCCAGGCACACAGTGTGGCACCTGGTTCCTTCATGGCCCGTGACAACGTGGCCACCTTCATCGGCTGGTGCCGCGCAGAGCTCGGTGTGCCCGAAGTGCTCATGTTTGAGACCGAGGACTTGGTGCTACGGAAGAATGAGAAAAGCGTGGTGCTCTGCCTGCTGGAGGTGGCACGGCGCGGGGCCCGCCTCGGCCTGCTCGCCCCTCGCCTCGTACAGTTCGAACAGGAGATTGAGCAGGAGCTACGTGCAGCACCCTCGGCCCCCAATGCCCCCACTGCTCCCACTGCTGAGGAGGACACTGAAGAAACTGCCGCTGCTCCGGGGGTTCCTACCCGTGGGCCCCGCATGACGCCCAGCGACCTGCGCAACCTCGACGAGCTG GTGAGAGAGATCCTGGGCCACTGCACCTGCCCAGACCAATTTCCCATGATCAAGGTCTCAGAGGGGAAGTACCGCGTGGGAGACTCCAGCCTGCTCATCTTTGTGCGG GTGCTGAGAAGCCACGTGATGGTACGCGTGGGTGGCGGCTGGGACACATTGGAGCATTACCTGGACAAGCATGACCCTTGCCGCTGCTCCTCCTCAG cccaccGCCCACCCCAGCCAAGGACCCGCACCTTCTCCCCCCAGAGGGTgtcacccacccccagcccccgaGCTGGTAGCCCAGCCCCGGGGGGTGAGCGCCGGGGCTCCCGGCCTGAGGTGACACCCATTAGCTTACGCAGCTCAAAGGAGGGATCTGAGACGCCACTCAG AGCCCGAGACcagcttcccccccacccccgctctcGACGCTATTCCGGGGACAGCGACTCCTCAGCCTCCTCAGCCCAGAGTGGCCCCCTTGGTGCCCGCAGTGACGACTCAGGCACTGGTCCCCAGAGGGAGCGGCCCAGCCGGAGGCTGACAACAGGTGCCCCGGCCTCCCTGAGACGGCCCCCTGCCCCTCGCAGCCAGTCCCGAGACCGGCTAGATCGGGGGCGGCCCCGGGGAgccccaggaggcaggggagCCCAGATGtcggcccccagcccagcccgaCGGGCCCGGAGCCAGAGCCGCGAGGAGCAGGCTGTGCTGCTTGTGCGGAGGGACCGAGACGGGCAGCACTCGTGGGTGCCGCGGGGCAGAGGCAGTGGGGGCTCCGGCAGGAGCAGCCCCCAGACTCCCCGTGCCCGCAGCCCTGCAGCCCCCCGGCCAGCCCGGGTCTCCAGCCCCAGTCCAGAGTTGGGCAGCACACCGGCCAGTGTCTTCCGCACCCCACTGCAGCTTGACCCGCAGCACGAACAGCAACTGTTCAGGCGCCTGGAAGAGGAGTTCCTAGCCAACGCCCGAGCCCttgaggctgctgctggtggaGCCCCCACAGAaccagccccttccccagctcGGGCCCCAGACCCTCCAGCTCCTGACTCAGCCTACTGTTCCTCCAGCTCTTCTTCCTCGTCCCTCAGCATCCTGGTTGTCAAGTGTGGCCAACCAGGGGACTCGGGCCGGATGACCAATGGGCTACCTGGGCACCGAGGTCCAGCCCTGTCCAGCTCTTCCGATGAAGGCAGCCCCTGCCCTGGTGTTGGGGTGCTGCCAGATGCATCTGGGAGCCCCCTGGCTGGCCCTGAGTCCCCAAGGACCTGGGCACGGGGCCGGATGGACACACAGCCAGACCGAAAACCCTCACGAATCCCCACACTTAGGGGCCCCCGCCGCCCATCTGGACCCACAGAGCCCGGGGCCTGGCATGCCCTGCACTCGGTCAGCCCAAGGGCTGAGCCAGAGTCCTGGATGTGA